A window of Nicotiana tabacum cultivar K326 chromosome 24, ASM71507v2, whole genome shotgun sequence contains these coding sequences:
- the LOC107796563 gene encoding polygalacturonase-2-like, whose protein sequence is MAVQRILFLFTIIFLVLSNSSCNGSFNEDNENDDFFISADHNMNLKQEFGHDFQAYPSYLSTITEYDKFQSRIHGFNNIEEVANRVAFIDVSKFGAKGDGVTDDTTAFEKAWKEACSSNTPVLFVVLHNKNYLLKQITFSGPCKSSISMQIFGSLEASDNISDYSKDRRHWILFNNVQNLVVGGGGVINGNGKIWWQNSCKINKSLPCKNAPTGLTFYNCKNLKVKNLKIKDAQQIHVSFERCTNVEASNLMVTAPEISPNTDGIHVANTQNIQISDSIIGTGDDCISIASGSQKVQATDITCGPGHGISIGSLGSGNSEAHVSDVIVSRAKLSGTTNGLRIKTWQGGSGNASNIIFQNVEMQGVKNPIIIDQNYCDQHDPCKQHSSAVQVKNIVYQNIIGSSATNVAINFNCSKSFPCEGIVMQNINLVGEGGTAKAICSNVEFSNIIGTVSPHCP, encoded by the exons ATGGCAGTGCAAAGGATTCTTTTTTTGTTCACCATTATTTTTTTAGTTCTATCAAATTCATCATGTAACGGAAGCTTCAATGAGGATAATGAAAATGATGATTTTTTCATATCAGCTGATCACAACATGAATCTAAAACAAGAATTTGGTCATGATTTTCAAGCTTACCCTTCTTATTTGAGCACCATTACTGAATACGACAAATTTCAAAGTCGAATTCATGGTTTCAATAATATTGAAGAAGTTGCCAATAGGGTTGCATTTATTGATGTAAGTAAATTTGGAGCTAAGGGTGATGGAGTTACAGATGATACTACG GCATTTGAGAAAGCTTGGAAAGAAGCATGTTCATCTAACACACCTGTGCTCTTTGTGGTGCTACACAACAAGAATTATCTTCTGAAACAAATCACATTTTCAGGTCCATGCAAATCTTCCATTTCAATGCAG ATATTTGGATCTTTAGAAGCATCAGATAATATATCGGACTATAGTAAAGATAGAAGGCATTGGATTCTTTTTAATAATGTTCAAAACTTGGTTGTTGGAGGAGGAGGAGTTATCAATGGCAATGGAAAAATATGGTGGCAAAATTCTTGCAAAATCAATAAATCTCTG CCATGCAAGAATGCACCAACG GGCTTAACCTTCTACAATTGCAAGAATTTGAAAGTGAAGAACCTTAAGATTAAAGATGCACAACAAATTCATGTCTCATTTGAGAGATGTACTAATGTTGAAGCTTCAAATTTGATGGTGACTGCTCCAGAAATTAGCCCTAACACTGATGGAATCCATGTAGCAAATACTCAAAATATCCAAATTTCTGACTCTATCATTGGAACag GTGATGATTGTATTTCAATTGCGAGTGGATCCCAAAAGGTGCAGGCCACGGATATTACTTGTGGTCCAGGTCATGGTATCAG TATTGGAAGCTTAGGATCAGGGAATTCAGAAGCTCATGTGTCTGATGTTATTGTGAGTAGAGCCAAGCTTTCTGGTACTACAAATGGACTTAGGATCAAGACTTGGCAG GGAGGATCTGGAAATGCGAGCAACATCATATTTCAAAATGTGGAAATGCAAGGAGTAAAGAACCCCATAATCATAGACCAAAATTATTGTGATCAACATGATCCATGCAAACAACAT AGTTCGGCAGTTCAAGTGAAAAATATTGTCTATCAGAACATCATAGGTTCAAGTGCAACGAATGTGGCCATAAATTTTAATTGCAGCAAAAGCTTTCCATGTGAAGGTATTGTAATGCAGAATATAAATTTGGTAGGGGAAGGTGGAACTGCAAAGGCTATTTGCAGTAATGTCGAATTCAGCAATATTATTGGAACTGTCTCACCACATTGCCCATGA